From one Streptomyces sp. Q6 genomic stretch:
- the glpK gene encoding glycerol kinase GlpK, whose amino-acid sequence MTDAHTAGPFIAAIDQGTTSSRCIVFDKDGRIVSVDQKEHEQIFPKPGWVEHDANEIWTNVQEVVAGAITKAGITRDDIKAIGITNQRETTLLWDKNTGEPVHNAIVWQDTRTDALCKELGRNVGQDRFRRETGLPLASYFAGPKARWLLDNVEGLRERAEAGDILFGTMDSWVIWNLTGGVNGGRHVTDVTNASRTMLMNLHEMQWDERICSSIGVPMNMLPEIRSSAEVYGEVTGGKLGDVLGGIPVASALGDQQAALFGQTCFAEGEAKSTYGTGTFMLMNTGDKAINSYSGLLTTVGYQIGDQKPVYALEGSIAVTGSLVQWMRDQMGLIKSAAEIETLASSVEDNGGAYFVPAFSGLFAPYWRSDARGVIAGLTRYVTKAHIARAVLEATAWQTREITDAMTKDSGVELTALKVDGGMTSNNLLMQTLSDFLDAPVVRPMVAETTCLGAAYAAGLAVGFWSNTDDLRANWRRAAEWTPRMDAATRDREYKSWLKAVERSMGWLEDSSVEE is encoded by the coding sequence GTGACCGACGCACACACCGCAGGACCCTTCATCGCGGCGATCGACCAGGGCACCACGTCCAGCCGCTGCATCGTGTTCGACAAGGACGGCCGGATCGTCTCGGTCGACCAGAAGGAACACGAGCAGATCTTCCCGAAGCCGGGCTGGGTCGAGCACGACGCGAACGAGATCTGGACGAACGTCCAGGAGGTCGTCGCCGGGGCCATCACCAAGGCCGGCATCACCCGCGACGACATCAAGGCCATCGGCATCACCAACCAGCGCGAGACGACGCTGCTCTGGGACAAGAACACCGGTGAGCCCGTCCACAACGCCATCGTCTGGCAGGACACCCGCACCGACGCCCTGTGCAAGGAGCTCGGCCGCAACGTCGGCCAGGACCGCTTCCGCCGCGAGACCGGCCTCCCGCTGGCCTCGTACTTCGCCGGGCCCAAGGCCCGCTGGCTGCTCGACAACGTCGAGGGGCTGCGCGAGCGCGCCGAGGCGGGCGACATCCTCTTCGGCACGATGGACAGTTGGGTCATCTGGAACCTGACGGGCGGTGTCAACGGCGGCAGGCACGTCACCGACGTCACCAACGCCTCGCGCACCATGCTGATGAACCTGCACGAGATGCAGTGGGACGAGCGCATCTGCTCCTCCATCGGCGTGCCGATGAACATGCTTCCCGAGATCCGTTCCTCCGCCGAGGTCTACGGCGAGGTCACCGGCGGCAAGCTCGGCGACGTGCTCGGCGGCATCCCCGTCGCGTCGGCGCTCGGCGACCAGCAGGCGGCCCTGTTCGGCCAGACCTGCTTCGCGGAGGGCGAGGCCAAGTCCACGTACGGCACCGGCACCTTCATGCTGATGAACACCGGTGACAAGGCCATCAACTCGTACTCCGGGCTGCTGACCACGGTGGGCTACCAGATCGGCGACCAGAAGCCGGTCTACGCGCTCGAGGGCTCGATCGCCGTCACGGGCTCCCTGGTGCAGTGGATGCGCGACCAGATGGGCCTGATCAAGTCGGCCGCCGAGATCGAGACGCTGGCCTCCAGCGTCGAGGACAACGGCGGCGCGTACTTCGTGCCCGCCTTCTCCGGCCTGTTCGCCCCGTACTGGCGCTCGGACGCGCGCGGTGTCATCGCGGGTCTGACCCGCTATGTCACCAAGGCGCACATCGCGCGCGCCGTCCTGGAGGCCACCGCCTGGCAGACCCGCGAGATCACCGACGCCATGACGAAGGACTCCGGCGTCGAGCTGACCGCGCTCAAGGTCGACGGCGGCATGACCTCCAACAACCTGCTGATGCAGACCCTCTCGGACTTCCTGGACGCGCCCGTGGTGCGTCCGATGGTCGCCGAGACGACCTGCCTCGGCGCCGCTTACGCCGCCGGTCTCGCCGTCGGCTTCTGGTCCAACACCGATGACCTGCGCGCCAACTGGCGGCGGGCCGCGGAGTGGACCCCCCGCATGGACGCGGCCACCCGCGACCGTGAGTACAAGAGCTGGCTCAAGGCCGTGGAGCGGTCCATGGGCTGGCTCGAAGACAGCTCTGTCGAGGAGTAA
- the metH gene encoding methionine synthase has product MASLPTPASDSRARVDALREALATRVVVADGAMGTMLQAQDPTLEDFQNLEGCNEILNVTRPDIVRSVHEEYFAVGVDCVETNTFGSNFTAASEYEIADRVVELSEAGARIAREVADEFTARTGRQRWVLGSIGPGTKLPSLGHIDYATIRDGYQQNAEGLLAGGADALIVETSQDLLQTKSSLIGARRAMDALGVSVPLICSLAFETTGVMLLGSEIGAALTALEPLGIDLIGLNCSTGPAEMSEHLRYLAQHSTTPLMCMPNAGLPILGKDGAHFPLTPPEMADAQENFINSYGLQLVGGCCGSTPEHLRQVVERVREMTPPARDPRPEPGAASLYQTVPFRQDTAYMAIGERTNANGSKKFREAMLEGRWDDCVEMARDQIREGAHMLDLCVDYVGRDGVADMEELAGRFATASTLPIVLDSTEVPVIRAGLEKLGGRAVINSVNYEDGDGPESRFAKVTALAREHGAALIALTIDEEGQARTVEHKVAIAERLIEDLTGNWGIHESDILIDCLTFTICTGQEESRKDGIATIEAIRELKKRRPDVQTTLGLSNISFGLNPAARIVLNSVFLDECVKAGLDSAIVHASKILPIARFDEEQVTTALDLIYDRRAEGYDPLQKLMALFEGATAKSLKAGKAEELAALPLEERLKARIIDGEKNGLEADLDEALQARPALEIVNDTLLEGMKVVGELFGSGQMQLPFVLQSAEVMKNAVAYLEPHMEKSDAEGKGTIVLATVRGDVHDIGKNLVDIILSNNGYNVVNLGIKQPVSAILEAAEEHRADVIGMSGLLVKSTVIMKENLEELNQRKMAADFPVILGGAALTRAYVEQDLHEIYEGEVRYARDAFEGLRLMDALIAVKRGVPGATLPELKQRRVKAATVQIEDRPDDGPARSDVAVDNPIPEPPFRGTRVVKGIQLKEYASWLDEGALFKGQWGLKQARTGDGPTYEELVETEGRPRLRGWLDELHTKNMLEAAVVYGYFPCVSKGDDLIILDEQGNERTRFTFPRQRRGRRLCLADFFRPEESGEIDVVGLQVVTVGSRIGEATAELFASDSYRDYLELHGLSVQLAEALAEYWHARVRSELGFAGEDPSVMEDMFALKYRGARFSLGYGACPDLEDRAKIAQLLEPERIGVHLSEEFQLHPEQSTDAIVIHHPEAKYFNAR; this is encoded by the coding sequence ATGGCCTCGTTGCCAACGCCCGCATCCGATTCCCGCGCCCGTGTGGACGCCCTCCGCGAAGCCCTCGCCACCCGTGTCGTGGTGGCCGACGGCGCGATGGGAACCATGCTCCAGGCGCAGGACCCCACTCTTGAGGACTTCCAGAACCTCGAGGGCTGCAACGAGATCCTGAACGTCACCCGGCCCGACATCGTGCGCTCGGTGCACGAGGAGTACTTCGCCGTCGGCGTGGACTGCGTCGAGACGAACACGTTCGGCTCGAACTTCACCGCCGCGAGCGAGTACGAGATCGCCGACCGGGTCGTGGAGCTGTCCGAGGCCGGCGCCCGGATCGCCCGCGAGGTCGCCGACGAGTTCACCGCGAGGACCGGGCGGCAGCGCTGGGTGCTCGGCTCCATCGGCCCCGGCACCAAGCTGCCCTCGCTCGGCCACATCGACTACGCCACGATCCGCGACGGCTACCAGCAGAACGCCGAGGGCCTCCTCGCCGGCGGCGCCGACGCGCTCATCGTCGAGACCAGCCAGGACCTGCTCCAGACCAAGTCGTCCCTGATCGGCGCCCGCCGCGCGATGGACGCCCTCGGCGTCTCGGTCCCGCTGATCTGCTCCCTCGCCTTCGAGACCACCGGCGTGATGCTGCTCGGCTCCGAGATCGGCGCGGCGCTGACCGCCCTGGAGCCGCTCGGCATCGACCTGATCGGTCTGAACTGCTCGACGGGCCCCGCCGAGATGAGCGAGCACCTGCGCTACCTCGCGCAGCACTCCACGACGCCGCTGATGTGCATGCCGAACGCCGGTCTGCCGATCCTGGGCAAGGACGGCGCGCACTTCCCGCTGACCCCGCCGGAGATGGCGGACGCGCAGGAGAACTTCATCAACAGCTACGGCCTCCAGCTGGTCGGCGGCTGCTGCGGCTCCACCCCCGAGCACCTGCGCCAGGTCGTCGAGCGGGTCCGCGAGATGACCCCGCCGGCCCGCGACCCGCGCCCCGAGCCCGGCGCCGCCTCCCTGTACCAGACCGTCCCGTTCCGCCAGGACACCGCGTACATGGCGATCGGCGAGCGCACCAACGCCAACGGCTCGAAGAAGTTCCGCGAGGCCATGCTGGAAGGCCGCTGGGACGACTGCGTGGAGATGGCCCGCGACCAGATCCGCGAGGGCGCGCACATGCTCGACCTCTGCGTCGACTACGTGGGCCGCGACGGCGTCGCCGACATGGAGGAGCTGGCCGGCCGCTTCGCGACCGCCTCGACGCTGCCGATCGTCCTGGACTCCACCGAAGTGCCGGTGATCCGGGCCGGGTTGGAGAAGTTGGGCGGCCGCGCGGTCATCAACTCCGTCAACTACGAGGACGGCGACGGCCCCGAGTCCCGCTTCGCGAAGGTCACCGCACTCGCCCGCGAGCACGGCGCCGCGCTGATCGCGCTCACCATCGACGAGGAGGGCCAGGCCCGCACCGTCGAGCACAAGGTCGCCATCGCCGAGCGGCTCATCGAGGACCTGACCGGCAACTGGGGCATCCACGAGTCGGACATCCTGATCGACTGCCTCACGTTCACCATCTGTACGGGTCAGGAGGAGTCCCGCAAGGACGGCATCGCGACGATCGAGGCGATCCGCGAGCTGAAGAAGCGCCGCCCCGACGTGCAGACCACGCTGGGCCTGTCGAACATCTCCTTCGGCCTGAACCCGGCCGCGCGCATCGTCCTCAACTCCGTGTTCCTGGACGAGTGCGTGAAGGCCGGCCTCGACTCGGCGATCGTGCACGCCTCGAAGATCCTGCCGATCGCCCGGTTCGACGAGGAACAGGTCACCACCGCCCTCGACCTGATCTACGACCGGCGCGCGGAGGGCTACGACCCGCTCCAGAAGCTGATGGCGCTGTTCGAGGGCGCCACGGCGAAGTCGCTGAAGGCGGGCAAGGCCGAGGAGCTCGCCGCGCTGCCGCTGGAGGAGCGCCTCAAGGCCCGCATCATCGACGGCGAGAAGAACGGCCTGGAGGCCGACCTCGACGAGGCCCTCCAGGCGCGGCCCGCCCTGGAGATCGTCAACGACACCCTGCTGGAAGGCATGAAGGTCGTCGGCGAACTCTTCGGCTCCGGCCAGATGCAGTTGCCGTTCGTGCTCCAGTCCGCCGAGGTCATGAAGAACGCGGTGGCCTACCTGGAGCCGCACATGGAGAAGTCCGACGCCGAGGGCAAGGGCACCATCGTCCTGGCCACCGTGCGCGGCGACGTCCACGACATCGGCAAGAACCTCGTCGACATCATCCTGTCGAACAACGGCTACAACGTCGTCAACCTGGGCATCAAGCAGCCCGTCTCCGCGATCCTCGAAGCCGCCGAGGAGCACAGGGCCGACGTCATCGGCATGTCCGGGCTCCTGGTCAAGTCGACCGTGATCATGAAGGAGAACCTGGAGGAGCTCAACCAGCGCAAGATGGCCGCCGACTTCCCGGTCATCCTCGGCGGCGCCGCCCTGACCCGCGCGTACGTGGAGCAGGACCTGCACGAGATCTACGAGGGCGAAGTCCGCTACGCCCGCGACGCGTTCGAGGGCCTGCGCCTGATGGACGCGCTCATCGCGGTCAAGCGCGGCGTGCCCGGCGCGACCCTGCCCGAGCTCAAGCAGCGCCGCGTCAAGGCGGCCACCGTACAGATCGAGGACCGCCCCGACGACGGGCCCGCGCGCTCGGACGTCGCCGTCGACAACCCGATCCCCGAGCCGCCCTTCCGCGGCACCCGCGTCGTCAAGGGCATCCAGCTCAAGGAGTACGCCTCCTGGCTCGACGAGGGCGCGCTGTTCAAGGGCCAGTGGGGCCTGAAGCAGGCGCGGACCGGCGACGGACCCACGTACGAGGAGCTCGTGGAGACCGAGGGCCGCCCGCGGCTGCGCGGCTGGCTCGACGAACTGCACACCAAGAACATGCTGGAGGCGGCCGTCGTCTACGGCTACTTCCCGTGCGTGTCCAAGGGCGACGACCTGATCATCCTCGACGAGCAGGGCAACGAGCGGACCCGCTTCACCTTCCCGCGCCAGCGCCGCGGCCGCCGCCTGTGCCTGGCCGACTTCTTCCGCCCGGAGGAGTCCGGCGAGATCGACGTCGTCGGCCTCCAGGTCGTCACCGTCGGTTCCCGGATCGGTGAGGCGACCGCCGAGCTGTTCGCGTCCGACTCCTACCGCGACTACCTCGAACTGCACGGCCTGTCCGTCCAGTTGGCCGAGGCGCTCGCCGAGTACTGGCACGCGCGGGTCCGCTCCGAGCTGGGCTTCGCCGGCGAGGACCCGTCCGTGATGGAGGACATGTTCGCCCTGAAGTACCGGGGCGCCCGCTTCTCGCTCGGATACGGCGCCTGCCCCGACCTGGAGGACCGCGCCAAGATCGCGCAGCTCCTGGAGCCCGAGCGGATCGGCGTGCACCTCAGCGAGGAGTTCCAGCTGCACCCCGAGCAGTCCACGGACGCGATCGTCATCCATCACCCCGAGGCGAAGTACTTCAACGCGCGGTAA
- a CDS encoding IclR family transcriptional regulator yields MARNIQSLERAAAMLRLLAGGERRLGLSDIASALGLAKGTAHGILRTLQAEGFVEQDGPSGRYQLGAELLRLGNSYLDVHELRARALVWTDDLARSSGEAVYLGVLHQQGVLIVHHVFRPDDSRQVLEVGAMQPLHSTALGKVITAYDPVAHSEVVEAERKEFTARTVCDIADFESVLDLTRARGYAADVEETWEGVASVAAPIHDRHRMPVGAVGVTGAVERVCTKEGELRPELIAAVRDCARAVSRDLGASRF; encoded by the coding sequence ATGGCACGCAACATCCAGTCGCTCGAACGGGCCGCGGCGATGCTCCGGCTCCTCGCGGGCGGTGAGCGGCGGCTCGGCCTCTCCGACATCGCCTCCGCCCTGGGCCTCGCCAAGGGCACGGCCCACGGCATCCTGCGCACGTTGCAGGCCGAGGGGTTCGTGGAGCAGGACGGACCGTCGGGGCGCTACCAGCTGGGCGCGGAGCTGCTGCGCCTGGGCAACAGCTACCTCGACGTGCACGAGCTGCGCGCGCGGGCGCTCGTGTGGACCGACGACCTGGCGCGCTCCAGCGGCGAGGCCGTCTACCTCGGCGTCCTGCACCAGCAGGGCGTACTGATCGTGCATCACGTCTTCCGGCCCGACGACAGCCGGCAGGTCCTGGAGGTGGGGGCGATGCAGCCGCTGCACTCGACCGCGCTCGGCAAGGTGATCACGGCGTACGACCCGGTCGCGCACAGCGAGGTGGTGGAGGCCGAGCGCAAGGAGTTCACGGCGCGAACGGTGTGTGACATCGCGGACTTCGAGTCGGTGCTCGATCTGACCCGCGCGCGCGGGTACGCCGCCGATGTCGAGGAGACCTGGGAGGGCGTGGCCTCCGTCGCGGCCCCGATCCACGACCGGCACCGGATGCCGGTGGGCGCCGTCGGCGTGACCGGCGCCGTGGAGCGGGTGTGCACCAAGGAGGGCGAGCTGCGCCCCGAACTCATCGCGGCCGTACGGGACTGCGCCCGCGCGGTCTCCCGTGACCTGGGCGCCAGCAGGTTCTGA
- a CDS encoding MIP/aquaporin family protein yields MSSHDIFLGETIGTAVLILLGGGVCAAVTLKRSKAQNAGWLAITFGWGFAVLTGAYLAGGVSGAHLNPAVTIGLAIEGGTKWSDVPLYLASQLLGAMIGAVLVWLVYYGQFHAHLTDEDVLKAHTGNGEEGMVDPKAAPKAGPVLGIFSTGPEIRNAVQNLVTEIIATIVLVLAILTQGLNDGGNGLGTLGALITALVVVGIGLSLGGPTGYAINPVRDLGPRIVHSLLPLPNKGGSDWSYAWIPVAGPLIGGALAGCIYKLF; encoded by the coding sequence GTGTCCAGCCACGACATCTTCCTCGGCGAGACCATAGGTACCGCCGTACTCATCCTGCTGGGCGGTGGCGTCTGCGCCGCCGTCACGCTCAAGCGCTCAAAGGCGCAGAACGCCGGCTGGCTCGCCATCACCTTCGGGTGGGGTTTCGCGGTCCTGACCGGTGCCTACCTGGCGGGCGGCGTCTCCGGCGCCCACCTCAACCCGGCGGTCACCATCGGCCTCGCCATCGAGGGCGGCACCAAGTGGAGCGACGTACCGCTCTACCTGGCCTCCCAGCTCCTCGGTGCCATGATCGGCGCGGTGCTGGTGTGGCTGGTCTACTACGGGCAGTTCCACGCCCACCTCACGGACGAGGACGTCCTCAAGGCCCACACGGGCAACGGTGAGGAGGGCATGGTCGACCCCAAGGCCGCGCCCAAGGCCGGTCCGGTGCTCGGCATCTTCTCCACCGGCCCGGAGATCCGCAACGCGGTGCAGAACCTCGTCACGGAGATCATCGCCACGATCGTGCTCGTCCTGGCGATCCTCACGCAGGGCCTGAACGACGGCGGCAACGGCCTGGGCACGCTCGGCGCCCTGATCACCGCGCTCGTCGTCGTCGGCATCGGCCTCTCGCTCGGCGGCCCGACCGGTTACGCGATCAACCCGGTCCGTGACCTCGGCCCCCGCATCGTCCACTCGCTGCTCCCGCTGCCCAACAAGGGTGGTTCGGACTGGTCGTACGCGTGGATTCCGGTGGCGGGACCGCTCATCGGCGGCGCCCTCGCCGGCTGCATCTACAAGCTGTTCTGA